From a single Oncorhynchus nerka isolate Pitt River linkage group LG11, Oner_Uvic_2.0, whole genome shotgun sequence genomic region:
- the LOC115137595 gene encoding RNA-binding protein 7-like, with amino-acid sequence MGVADETDRTLFVGNLDPKVTEELLFELFLQAGPLFKVKIPKDNDGKQKAFGFVCFKHEVSVPYGMNLLNGETLFGRSLKVQFRAGSSHINSPGHSKNQSPVNTPNPHGAAGRFDKSPDQMGSPSFSPSQHIQRSFSSPDSLQRQAMMNNMWQLQMQQLQGVNGCFPAGLLGQPPPQQLQPQSGGGGGSWQLDSSSQRGNRQGYQQDSSSHYGRDQRYPGGSDDTGSNRHHRSQRDDQRGEHYNHDDRSGSSGGNRSRDDKWRDSSRDGRWRR; translated from the exons ATGGGAGTAGCGGATGAAACAGACAGGACTCTCTTTGTTGGAAATTTGGATCCAAAAGTGACGGAGGAACTTTTATTCGAGCTATTTTTACAG GCAGGACCTCTGTTCAAAGTGAAAATCCCAAAAGACAATGATGGAAAACAGAAAGCGTTTGGATTTGTCTGTTTCAAACATGAGGTGTCCGTACCCTATGGCATGAACCTGCTCAATGGGGAAACTCTATTCGGAAGGAGTCTCAAAGTACAGTTCAGAGCAG GAAGCAGTCACATTAACAGTCCGGGGCACTCTAAGAATCAAAGCCCTGTGAATACTCCCAATCCACATGGGGCTGCGGGCAG GTTTGACAAGAGCCCAGACCAGATGGGCTCCCCATCATTTTCACCCTCTCAGCACATCCAGaggtccttctcctctcctgataGTCTGCAGAGACAGGCCATG ATGAACAACATGTGGCAGCTCCAGATGCAGCAGCTCCAGGGGGTGAATGGATGCTTCCCAGCTGGTCTTCTGGGGCAGCCACCACCACAACAGCTACAGCcacagagtggtggaggtggtgggtcctggcaactggacagCTCCTCACAGCGAGGCAACAGGCAGGGGTaccagcaggacagcagcagccaCTACGGCAGGGACCAGCGGTACCCAGGAGGCTCTGATGACACCGGTTCCAACCGCCACCACCGCAGCCAGCGAGATGACCAGCGAGGTGAACACTATAACCATGACGACAGGAGTGGGAGCAGCGGAGGCAACCGTAGCAGAGATGACAAGTGGAGGGACAGCTCCAGAGATGGCCGGTGGAGACGATAA